Proteins encoded within one genomic window of Episyrphus balteatus chromosome 1, idEpiBalt1.1, whole genome shotgun sequence:
- the LOC129905295 gene encoding uncharacterized protein LOC129905295 yields MFKNRKLFRLIYLFFIVINLTSIWAQTTCKNGLGRVLYERLPNQQLQGYDDDVVRDTAPPFRVLEKCQDLCLRDRTGTNNLVRTCTSFDFQPGSRIASFGGNAEYEESICYLTSEQAGPEGIGSLMLVPNSVHFNEICLTSSRPERECPSRRYVYERHPRKKLKLPLSDIKEITAANRSDCEDKCLNEFSFVCRSANFDSTMRTCTLSRFTRRTHPELLEDDPNSDYLENTCLNAERRCDGLAVFVKEENKRLGGPFEVDIFNNMTLEECQTMCLRAEKYFCRSVEFDDQTKQCILSEEDSISQKDDISISSSPTHHFYDLVCLDNQRATDYPSDNSVTSHLFSSGRRPDTAFQRYRNSRLGGEFHSEITGRSLSECLDECLRQTSFQCRSAVYSDRFRTCRLSRYNQKDGMRIIYDADYDYYENLMLNVVGSGGTGTGGSGSGGSDDDRLGGHGRPTDGGSGHNSWRPPSDRDKNGDGDRFGTGGGTGGVGGGGSGKYPHAGDIGKPYDRYPSDNDYDRYPGGDRYPSGDRYPPSGGDRYPPSAGDRYPTTGPGDRYPGTGGGVGDRFPDRYPPTSGGGDRYPSPMGERYPGEDPYNDRDRYPGGGSDRDHVIPDRGRYPSIDDDRYPGKDRYPGGDRFPERYPSRDQYADRYPYPADRDRDRYPTAPFGDRDRYPIDDGRYPPRDRDRYTPPRPIDRYPVISDNSLPDRDIPHTRPYPPGDGPIYHRPYPGGSRYPDDGYASRYPSSRYPPRDPGYPGRDSPESIFPDRRYRPSSFDSRYPPDAPRGGHSSRYGPESGRYPPDEIILNARRPEPESSKRYPPLPPPPTTGKYPTSPNRFPIGTDRFPIDIYKYGNGGDRYGGGSGAAGGRRPSAGYDRIPPPSYYDLEYDDRYSDRPPPPYISPYDREFDGGYRRPGSPVGGGGGAGGVGTGAGGAYPPYESPYSRPPYGGSSINQLPPEALGGPSGGGAGGPPPYASGPSGGGGGSARPPSTRCDENDNFKQVAARHKMRRHFVRRALIVPSLIQCERECIESRDFICRSFNYRDTAASTYDERDLPNCELSDRDSRELDVHDPNTFDPANYDFYERSAGRSDGECLDVSQTCNEEGMEFTIRTPEGFIGRIYTYGFYDRCFFRGNGGTVNVLRISGPQGYPDCGTQRYGDTLTNIVVVQFSDNVQTSRDKRYNLTCVFRGPGEAVVTSGYIGAGSGSPIPIEYLPAENTLSSKVRLMILYQGRPTTTIAVGDPLTFRLEAQDGYNHVTDIFATNVVARDPYSGRSIQLIDRFGCPVDPYVFPELDKLRDGDTLEARFNAFKIPESNFLVFEATVRSCREGCQPAYCPGPSGRQEPSFGRRRRSLNVTEVELIEDSGEKNSTELNSGEFNKTITEVDDAKSETIEVEEPEQVREMIEVFETREEIEKDSYPRKLVAPVETVCLSPSEYHGLLTAVILLMILLMSISLVSGLAYRRYWKTMSKNRIADRNSPVTSFTPSSLRTHERFSEIGQINNGSSGTGRSSQFRPNLSMFGGGLQKTFATGNLARMCQIPVMNPIRNNTSSNSNQFDDPSEPIYTDPSLFERSRSLRSLSEEGDNHNV; encoded by the exons atgtttaaaaatagaaaactttttagacttatatatttattttttattgttataaatTTAACTAGCATATGGG CCCAAACAACATGTAAAAACGGTCTCGGAAGAGTTCTATATGAACGTTTGCCAAATCAACAGCTCCAAGGATATGATGATGATGTG gtCAGAGACACAGCCCCTCCCTTCCGAGTTCTTGAAAAATGTCAAGACCTCTGCCTGCGAGATCGAACCGGAACAAATAACCTTGTACGAACTTGTACAAGTTTCGACTTTCAACCTGGCAGTCGAATAGCTTCATTCGGTGGTAATGCCGAATATGAAGAATCAATATGTTATCTAACGAGTGAACAAGCTGGACCTGAAGGTATTGGAAGCCTAATGTTGGTACCCAACAGTGtccatttcaacgaaatttgtCTAACAT cAAGTAGACCAGAAAGAGAATGCCCAAGTCGAAGATACGTCTATGAAAGACACCCCAGGAAGAAATTAAAACTTCCACTTTCCGACATTAAAGAG ATAACTGCTGCCAATCGATCCGATTGCGAAGACAAATGTTTAAATGAATTCTCCTTTGTTTGTCGATCGGCAAACTTTGATTCAACCATGCGAACTTGTACCCTAAGCAG aTTCACAAGACGAACTCATCCTGAACTTCTTGAGGACGATCCAAATTCCGATTACCTAGAGAACACATGCTTAAATG CCGAACGCCGTTGTGATGGTTTAGCTGTATTCgttaaagaagaaaacaaacgTCTTGGTGGTCCCTTCGAAGTGGATATATTCAATAACATGACTCTAGAGGAATGTCAAACAATGTGCCTGCGAGCTGAAAA ATATTTCTGTCGATCGGTTGAATTCGATGATCAAACAAAGCAATGTATACTCTCTGAGGAGGATTCAATATCCCAGAAAGATGATATCAGCATCAGTTCAAGTCCAACACATCATTTCTATGATCTAGTGTGTCTAGATAATC AGAGAGCAACTGATTATCCATCAGATAATTCAGTGACTTCACACCTATTCTCTAGCGGCCGACGACCGGACACTGCATTCCAACGTTATAGGAATTCACGTCTTGGTGGGGAATTCCATTCGGAGATCACTGGGCGATCGTTGAGCGAGTGCCTTGATGAGTGTTTGAGACAGACAAGCTTTCAATGCAG ATCAGCAGTATATAGTGATCGCTTTAGGACGTGTCGATTAAGTCGCTATAATCAAAAGGATGGCATGCGTATCATCTACGATGCTGACTATGATTACTATGAAAATTTAATGC TTAATGTTGTTGGGAGTGGTGGAACTGGAACAGGTGGAAGTGGTAGTGGTGGATCGGATGATGATCGTCTTGGTGGTCATGGTCGGCCGACAGATGGTGGAAGTGGTCATAATAGTTGGAGACCACCATCGGATAGGGATAAAAATGGTGATGGTGATCGATTTGGTACTGGCGGTGGGACAGGTGGTGTTGGTGGTGGAGGCTCTGGAAAATATCCACATGCTGGGGATATTGGAAAACCTTATGATCGTTATCCATCGGATAATGATTATG ATCGTTATCCGGGTGGGGATCGCTATCCAAGTGGTGATCGTTATCCTCCTTCGGGTGGAGATCGATATCCTCCAAGTGCAGGGGATCGATATCCTACAACTGGGCCAGGTGATCGTTATCCGGGAACTGGTGGTGGTGTTGGTGATCGTTTTCCTGATCGTTATCCGCCCACAAGTGGTGGTGGTGATCGATATCCATCACCAATGGGAGAACGTTATCCGGGAGAAGATCCATATAATGATCGTGATAGATATCCAGGTGGTGGTTCAGATAGAGACCATGTTATACCTGATCGTGGACGTTATCCATCCATCGATGATGATCGTTATCCGGGTAAAGATCGTTATCCAGGTGGTGATCGTTTTCCTGAACGTTATCCGAGTCGTGATCAATATGCTGATCGTTATCCCTACCCTGCCGATCGAGATAGGGATCGTTATCCGACTGCACCATTTGGTGATCGTGATCGTTATCCTATAGATGATGGACGTTATCCACCTAGAGATCGTGATCGTTATACACCACCACGTCCAATTGATCGTTATCCTGTTATATCCGATAATAGTTTGCCAGATAGAGATATTCCCCACACAAGACCATATCCGCCAGGAGATGGTCCAATATATCATCGTCCTTATCCGGGAGGATCACGTTATCCAGATGATGGATATGCATCAAGATATCCATCTAGTCGTTATCCGCCAAGAGATCCTGGTTATCCGGGAAGAGATTCACCGGAAAGTATATTCCCCGATCGTCGTTATAGACCATCTTCGTTTGATTCACGTTATCCTCCAGATGCTCCTAGAGGAGGGCATTCATCGCGTTATGGTCCAGAAAGTGGAAGATATCCTCCAGATGAGATAATTTTGAATGCCCGTAGACCGGAGCCAGAATCAAGTAAAAGATATCCTCCATTACCACCACCGCCGACAACGGGGAAATATCCAACATCACCAAATCGTTTTCCCATAGGCACAGATCGTTTTCCAATTGATATTTATAAATATGGAAATGGAGGAGATCGCTATGGGGGAGGAAGTGGAGCAGCAGGAGGAAGAAGACCATCAGCAG GCTATGATCGTATTCCGCCCCCATCCTACTATGACCTAGAATATGATGACCGTTATAGCGATCGCCCACCACCCCCATACATTTCACCATACGATCGTGAATTTGATGGAGGCTATAGAAGACCTGGCAGTCCTGTCGGCGGTGGTGGTGGAGCTGGAGGTGTAGGCACTGGCGCTGGTGGTGCATATCCACCATATGAGAGCCCCTACAGTCGTCCGCCATACGGTGGCAGTTCGATCAATCAACTTCCACCAGAAGCTCTTGGAGGACCAAGCGGTGGTGGCGCTGGTGGGCCACCACCATATGCAAGCGGTCCTTCTGGCGGCGGCGGTGGATCAGCTAGACCACCAAGTACGAGATGTGACGAGAACGATAATTTCAAACAAGTGGCAGCTCGGCACAAGATGCGACGACACTTTGTTCGGCGAGCCTTGATCGTGCCTTCGCTAATCCAATGCGAACGTGAATGCATTGAATCTCGCGACTTCATCTGTAGAAGTTTCAACTACAG AGATACCGCAGCATCCACCTACGACGAACGAGATTTACCAAACTGTGAGCTCAGCGATCGCGATTCCCGCGAATTGGACGTTCATGATCCGAACACATTCGATCCGGCAAATTATGACTTTTACGAGCGCAGTGCGGGTCGCAGCGATGGCGAATGCTTGGATG TTTCACAGACGTGCAACGAAGAGGGAATGGAATTCACCATACGTACGCCAGAGGGTTTCATTGGCCGCATCTACACCTACGGATTCTACGACAG ATGCTTCTTCCGCGGCAATGGTGGCACAGTAAACGTGCTGCGTATCAGTGGTCCACAAGGTTATCCCGATTGCGGAACACAGCGG TATGGAGACACACTCACGAATATCGTGGTAGTGCAATTCTCGGACAATGTTCAGACTAGCAGAGATAAACGTTACAATTTGACCTGTGTGTTCCGAGGTCCTGGCGAGGCTGTTGTCACATCTGGATACATTGGAGCTGG ATCTGGAAGTCCCATACCAATTGAATACCTTCCAGCCGAAAATACTTTAAGCTCAAAAGTTCGATTGATGATTCTCTATCAAGGaagaccaacaacaacaatagcCGTTGGTGATCCATTAACATTCCGTTTAGAGGCTCAAGACGGCTATAATCATGTGACAGATATCTTTGCAACAAATGTCGTTGCTAGAGATCCATATTCTGGAAGGAGTATTCAACTTATTGATCGATTTgg atGTCCTGTGGATCCTTATGTTTTCCCTGAACTTGATAAACTTCGAGATGGTGACACTTTGGAAGCAAGGTTTAATGCCTTCAAGATTCCTGAATCTAATTTCTTGGTATTCGAAGCAACTGTACGATCTTGTCGTGAAGGTTGTCAGCCGGCTTATTGCCCGGGACCTTCTGGTCGTCAGGAACCATCATTTGGACGTCGTAGGAGATCTCTTAATGTCACTGAGGTGGAATTGATTGAAGATAGTGgggaaaaaaattcaactgaGTTGAATAGTGGtgaatttaataaaa cAATAACAGAAGTCGATGATGCAAAAAGTGAGACAATTGAAGTTGAGGAACCAGAACAAGTTCGAGAGATGATCGAG GTTTTTGAAACTCGAGAAGAAATCGAAAAAGATTCATATCCCAGAAAGTTGGTAGCACCAGTTGAGACAGTCTGTTTGTCACCATCGGAATATCATGGTCTTCTGACAGCTGTCATTTTGCTTATGATTTTACTTATGAGTATAAGTCTCGTTTCTGGATTGGCATACAG acGTTATTGGAAAACAATGTCCAAAAATCGTATAGCAGATCGTAATTCACCAGTAACATCATTTACTCCATCTTCTCTACGAACTCACGAAAGATTTAGTGAAATTGGTCAAATAAACAATGGTTCTTCAGGAACAGGAAGATCAAGTCAATTTAGACCGAATTTGTCAATGTTTGGTGGTGGTTtgcaaaaaacttttgccaCAGG AAATTTGGCAAGAATGTGTCAAATCCCGGTAATGAATCCAATACGAAATAATACTTCGAGTAacagcaatcaatttgatgatCCAAGCGAGCCAATTTATACAGATCCATCACTTTTCGAAAGATCAAG ATCCCTGCGAAGTCTTTCCGAAGAAGGTGATAATCATAATGTCTGA